The genomic interval GGTTGGTCTAGggtgagtcccaaatgacaccctattccccacatagggcactacttttgaccagagccctggtcaaaagtagtgccctaaatcAGTTATTGGTTGGCATTTGGTACGTAACCCCACTCTGTAATTATTTAAAATGATCTTTCTGCGTGTGCCTCAATACCTGCTTTGACTTGCAAGACGAAGAAGAGGGAATTAAATGGCTGatttatatttaagcaataaggcccgaggaggtgtggtattatggccaatatacaaaggctaagggctgttcttaggcacgacacaACACGctaagccgtggtatattggccatacatcacaaacccctgaggtgcatTATTGCTAATATAaattggttaccaatgtaattagagcacaaaaaatacatgttttgtcatacgagtggtatacggtctgatataccacggctgtcagccaatcagaattcagggggCTCAACCCACCTAGTTTATAATTCAGAATAGAGCACAGCATCCAATCGATGCCTATGGAGGATCGgatgactgactgtgtgactacAGGGATTGATTGCGATTTGTGGATAAAGAGTGGTTAATCATTTGGTTATTTGTACATATATTTTTGCATATAAAGCATTTTGTCCCATGATCAAGGATATGCTTGAATGAAAATGTCTGAATAACTAAAAGCTGATAccaaataaatcactgatataTTGTGTAAGATCTTTCACTTCTCATTTTGTGATTTagttttttaatgtttttattttggtccagatcatttgtttttctatgaaCAAAACAGAGGTATTGTGATACTACTTGGACCCATGATGGCCGAGCTGGTACCGTGACAACCTGTCATCTTCATACTCTAAGCCGATAATGAGCGTGTCCTAAAACCtgtaaaaatcacattttatttgtcacatacacatggttagcagatgttaaagcgagtatagcgaaatgcttgtaattgcAAGTTAGAGAGATCCCCTCCCCCAAATGAAGGAAGTTAATCACAAGGCTGGTGTCAGAACAGTGCAGTCAAACCGCTATCAACTTGGGGGGGGTGAGTAAGATGTATGGGGACAGCTGCCCAGCGATGAAAATGACTATCTTTCTCTTGCTTCTTCTATTAGGTGAGATTTTATCCAGGTTTGTCTGagataaaataaaattaaaatgtaGCAAGAGATTTCTTTGTGCCATATTTGGTCatttctaagtgtgtgtgtgtgtgtccgcttgTTCGTTTGACAGATGACCCTGAGATAGAAGCACAACAGTGGACGGAGGTGAATGGACAAGTATACGGACACGTTCTGCTGAGATTTATCTTTCCTCCCTTCTACAATGGTTATGAGAAGTTATGTTCTAAACTATATCCTGGGCCATTTCCTGTTGTGAATACCAGAGGATATGTCAACAACTTCTACAAGGGACGAATATCGAGAACGGAATACAACGGTGAGATGTACGTTATGATATGGAATTTAAAACCTGTGGACGCTGGCGACTACAGGTGTGTTGTCAGCAGTGTGAATCATATCTACTCTGACTTTCACCTCCAGATTGGTAAGAACCCTCGTAGATAAATCAAACCATCTTTTTAAAATGAAGTAAAGAATATTTTTGTTCTATTCTAGGAACTGATATTAGAAACTGGAATGCATACTGTAGGTAAACCAATGTGTTGAGGCCAAGGAAATCTGTAAGCATGTACAGTAGGAGGAAGATAACATGTATTTAgtttatttaacaagtcagttaagaacaaattcttatttacaatgacggcctacactaaGTCAACTTGTAATATAACAGATCGCTGTGTTGAAATGAGTGCTTATTAAATTCGGTCTCTGTTTAGATAGTGGTCGACGTAGAGGTCCTGTACCCCCTCGACCTCGTGTCAGATCAACCATCAGAccctccatctcctcatcatcatcagacACCTCTGTGCCTTTTTTCCCCAGgtgcaatctctctctcacacacacacgcacgggtTAATTATTCCTTCTAGTTGATAATAGTTGTGGGAGTGGTGTAAATGCTTATGTCAATCTTTTGTCAATTTTAACCTGTTAGTATTTCCCGGAGTGTTGGTGTACCACTGGCTGCAGGTCTCTGCATCTCAATGGGGATCGTTATCTGTTCAATCATAGTTGCTGTGGTTCATCGCAAAGTCAGGGCAAAAAGTAAGAGGACCCGCTTTCAGTTACAGCTTTCAGTGTTTCATACATGACTTGGCTGTTCGTGTTAAATCGTCTTTCAAATACACAGGCTGCGACCTTTAGCCAGTAGACGTTCAATGATTTCTGACATTGTTGCACAGTGTCCTTTCTTTAAGTGGATGTCATTTTCACGTTCTTCACAGAGAAATGTGGAGCAACTTCCAGTGACTCAGCAGCCCACGTCCTCTCAGTAAGAGCTAAACTTGGACGTTGTCTCCGTGACTCAGTGTCAAATGTCCTGTTTTGTCCCAGAAACAACAAAGAGTAATACTAGTGTTTGAGTTTGACGTCCCTGTGATGTCTGTCGATATGTCTTCTGCAGTGGGCCCCGTAATAAACAGTTTataaaaaaacatatacatgtgTATAAATACAAATTCTAATAGTTATATACCttaataaagtgttaccaaataaTATTTAATATGTATGTCTCCTGCAGCACGTCCCTCAAAAGGAGAGCAGTATTGTCTACGCCACAGTGGACTTCAAACCTCAGGAGAACCATACCACAGAGCTGTATGCTAACCTACAGACACTCAGCAGCCCCAGAGGTCAtgaccctgacacacacagagagcctgCTGGGACGGTGGTGTACTCCACGCTGGCTAGCAACCAACGCTGAACCAGAATGTTACGTATCTGTATCTTTCTTAGCCTGGTGgtcacagatctgtttgtgctgtcttgataTGCTATCATGACCAGGCTATCTGTataatccttagttgctacatattttttttaaattaatgatatatacttagaaatgcctcatgagcttagttcatctGTCGtacccccatcagaacccaaaatataagcttgttttactccaatgtttataaacaaagtaaatgtaatcaaACACATTATAGCCTCaacacatggttaaaactatagtgttgatatcatggatggtcagttcttttatccatagctctgtctaggATTTAGACACGCCCATCCTTCCGCttcttaccaaaacagaggcggggtgcCACTTTGTTTCAACTTTGGTTTCTAGCTTTAAGATGATTGATTTGTTTATATTCTTTTGACTTATGAACTATACAAATAAAATAACTACCCATTCATATACGAGATTGTTGTCTCTGGGCCTACCTGCCTCCACCATGTTTGGGTCTATGTCTCTGGGTTCTACCTGCCTCCACCATGTTTGGGTCTATGTCTCTGGGCCTAACTGCCTCCACCATGTTTGGGTCTATGTCTCTGGGTTCTACCTGCCTCCACTATGTTCGGGTCTATGTCTCTGGGTTCTACCTGCCTCCACTATGTTTGAGTCTATGTCTCTGGGCCTACCTGCCTCCACCATGTTTGGGTCTATGTCTCTGGGTTCTACCTGCCTCCACCATGTTTGGGTCTATGTCTCTGGGCCTACCTGCCTCCTATGTTTGGGTCTATGTCTCTGGGCCTACCTGCCTCCACCATGTTTGGGTCTATGTCTCTGGGCCTACCTGCCTCCACTATGTTTGGGTCCACCATGTTTGGGTCTATGTCTCTGGGTTCTACTATGTCTCTGGGCCTGCCTCCACCATGTTTGGGTCTATGTCTCTGGGTTCTACCTGCCTCCACCATGTTTGGGTCTATGTCTCTGGGCCTCCACCACCTGCCAGCCTCCACCATGTTTGGGTCTGGGCCTACCAGCCTCCATGTCTCTGGGCCTCCACCATGTTTACCTGTCCTCCACCATGTTTGGGTCTATGTCTCTGGGCCTACCAGCCTCCACCATGTTTGGGTCTATGTCTCTGGGCCTACCTGCCTCCACTATGTTTGGGTCTATGTCTCTGGGCCTACCTGCCTCCTATGTTCTGGTCAATATTCTATCCCTATTCTTTTCTTACATGAAGAGGCTCCACAAGAGGATAGTTTCACTTCAGGGAAGAAAAGCTACTGACAACGAAACAACGGCTTTATTTGCAATGCTAAAATACATTAGAACTTGGATTACATTTAACTTTAATCTGCAACATTTCCCCAACCAGTTAAGAGCGTAAATCACATATACAACATATTAGTCATTACCTGGAAAACTAGGGTCTCGATTCAATCCAGACTGTGGAAAACCTATAAATTTAAAAGGTGATGTTCCCACATTGGCCAGAGACTTCATTCATGGTATACGCTGCATTTGTCGGCTCAATCGCACTATTACGCAGATTTTCCCGCTGTCAGGATTTCAAGGATCTTTTAATATCTCTGGGAGAAGTGGACCTCTGTGGATCTCTTACACAGCATTAGCCAGACCAACCCTGTTGTTGTCCCTGTCGAAGATTGCATAGTACTGCCTGATGAAGACATCTCCAAGAATCCAAAGCTGCTGATATCCACCGTTACTAAAACCAGTCCTGCAGCCGTAAGagtcctagagagagagaagaggggggggggagtacttttgggtgtcagggaaaatgtatggagtaaaaagtacattattttctttaggaacatAGTGAAGTCAAAGTTGCCatgaatataaatagtaaagtagtctctgatgtgatcttcctgtccgggttggtgcccccctcgggttcgtgccgtgggggagatcttcgtgggctatactcggccttgtctcagggtagtaagttggtggttgaagatatcactctagttgtgtgggggctttggcaaagtggatggggttatatcctgcctggttggccctgtccaggggtatagtcggacggggccacagtgtctcccaacccctcctgtctcagcctacagtatttatgctgcaatagtttgtcagggggctagggtcagtctgttatatctggagtatttatcctgtcttatccagtgtcctgtgtgaatttaagtatgcttcatctaattctctttctttctttcattctttctctcggaggacctgagccctaggaccatgccccaggactacctggcctcatgactccttgctctccccagtccacctggtcgtgctgctgctccagtttcaactgttctgcctgcggctatggaaccctgacctgttcaccggacgtgctaccttgtcccggacctgctgttttcaactctctcctctctaccgcacctgctgtctctaactctgaatgatcggctatgaaaagccaactgacatttactcctgaggtgctgacctgttgcaccctctacaaacCACTGTGActtttattatttgaccctgcaggtcatctatgaacgtttgaacatcttggtcatgttctgttataatctccggccggcacagccagaagaggactggccaccccacatagcctggtttctctctaggtttctttctaggttttggcctttctagggagttttgcCTAGCCACTGTGCATCTATATCTGCAttgcttggggttttaggctgggtttctgtatagcactttgtgacatcggctgatgtaaaaagggctttataaatacatttgattgatgtaGCAACATGTCTTTCAGTAGACTCTACCTGAGAGGTGATAGGTTGTCTGTAACATGTCTTTCAGTAGACTCTACCTGGGATGTAATAGATTGTATGTAACAACATGTCTTTCAGTAGACTCTACCTGAGAGGTGATAGGTTGTCTGTAACATGTCTTTCAGTAGACTCTACCTGGGATGTAATAGATTGTATGTAACAACATGTCTTTCAGTAGACTCTACCTGGATGGTATAGGCAGAGGCAGGGATGGTGAAGGTGTTTCCGTTGAGGGTGAAGGTCACCTTGGGCATGTTGGGGATGTTGTTGCAGTTCACGGTGGTCTAGGAGAGAAATAATAACGTTACCCTTTATTCTGTGGTTAATGAAAGGGGAGCCAGTGATTTGAGCAAAACAACAACACTTTTACCATGCCGGCTCCAACCTAAATATGCTTGCGCAGATATTTTCTGTTCACACTTGTTCAACACGTTCCAACAACACAGTTAGTTCCAACAGTTAACAAGGCCAGGCAGTTTGGCTCGGCTTGGCTTGGCTCAGTAGTTTGAAAAGCCCTATAATTGGACTCACATCTCTGTACCGGtcggtgtgtgcgtgcgtgtcactCACATATCCGTACTGGTTGATGGTGGCTCCGGCCCAGTAGTTCATGTTTTTG from Oncorhynchus tshawytscha isolate Ot180627B linkage group LG22, Otsh_v2.0, whole genome shotgun sequence carries:
- the LOC112222404 gene encoding uncharacterized protein LOC112222404 isoform X3, which gives rise to MYGDSCPAMKMTIFLLLLLLDDPEIEAQQWTEVNGQVYGHVLLRFIFPPFYNGYEKLCSKLYPGPFPVVNTRGYVNNFYKGRISRTEYNDSGRRRGPVPPRPRVRSTIRPSISSSSSDTSVPFFPSISRSVGVPLAAGLCISMGIVICSIIVAVVHRKVRAKKKCGATSSDSAAHVLSHVPQKESSIVYATVDFKPQENHTTELYANLQTLSSPRGHDPDTHREPAGTVVYSTLASNQR
- the LOC112222404 gene encoding uncharacterized protein LOC112222404 isoform X2, whose product is MYGDSCPAMKMTIFLLLLLLDDPEIEAQQWTEVNGQVYGHVLLRFIFPPFYNGYEKLCSKLYPGPFPVVNTRGYVNNFYKGRISRTEYNGEMYVMIWNLKPVDAGDYRCVVSSVNHIYSDFHLQIDSGRRRGPVPPRPRVRSTIRPSISSSSSDTSVPFFPSTSLKRRAVLSTPQWTSNLRRTIPQSCMLTYRHSAAPEVMTLTHTESLLGRWCTPRWLATNAEPECYVSVSFLAWWSQICLCCLDMLS
- the LOC112222404 gene encoding uncharacterized protein LOC112222404 isoform X1, which gives rise to MYGDSCPAMKMTIFLLLLLLDDPEIEAQQWTEVNGQVYGHVLLRFIFPPFYNGYEKLCSKLYPGPFPVVNTRGYVNNFYKGRISRTEYNGEMYVMIWNLKPVDAGDYRCVVSSVNHIYSDFHLQIDSGRRRGPVPPRPRVRSTIRPSISSSSSDTSVPFFPSISRSVGVPLAAGLCISMGIVICSIIVAVVHRKVRAKKKCGATSSDSAAHVLSHVPQKESSIVYATVDFKPQENHTTELYANLQTLSSPRGHDPDTHREPAGTVVYSTLASNQR
- the LOC112222404 gene encoding uncharacterized protein LOC112222404 isoform X4 — translated: MYGDSCPAMKMTIFLLLLLLDDPEIEAQQWTEVNGQVYGHVLLRFIFPPFYNGYEKLCSKLYPGPFPVVNTRGYVNNFYKGRISRTEYNGEMYVMIWNLKPVDAGDYRCVVSSVNHIYSDFHLQIDSGRRRGPVPPRPRVRSTIRPSISSSSSDTSVPFFPSISRSVGVPLAAGLCISMGIVICSIIVAVVHRKVRAKTRPSKGEQYCLRHSGLQTSGEPYHRAVC